A stretch of DNA from Desulfobacterales bacterium:
GATAGCGGTTGCGATTGGCAAGATCGTTATGGGTAAGCAGCACCTGGGCCACCTTGCGCCCGGATTTGTTAAAAATATCTTCGTAAACCCGCATCAGGCTGCTCTGGCCCAGGGCGGCAAAGGCCTGTTTCTCCTTAAGCGAAACATTCCCTGCCCCGGTTCGGCCCAGGCGCTTGCGGCCGGCGGCCACCGCGCCGGAGCTGACCAGGATCACCTCGCAGCCGGACTCCCGCAGAAAGAGCAATCCCCGGGCCAGCTCTTCGATCACCCCCTGATCCAGGCCGTCGGCATTGGTGAGTACGGCGCTGCCCACCTTGACCACCACCCGCCTGGCCCGGGCCAGATAAGCGCGACGCAGACCGATTCCTTTCCGCTGGTCATCCCCAGAGGTCATGACTCCCCTTCCTCGTTCATTTCTCGATCAACGTTCTCGCCGGCCGCAGCCGGATCAACAGCGGCAAGAGCGATACCGAGCGCTTGCTTCAGCGCCTCCAGACCGTGGCCGGTCAATGCCGATACCGGCATTGCCACCAGGCCCATTCGATTGAAATACTCCTTCAACTCGATCAACCGGTCCGGCCCGGTTACCAGATCGACCTTGTTGAGCACCACCAGCCGGGTCCGCTGCAGAAGCGACTCATTATAACAACCAAGTTCATTTTCAAGAACCTGATAATCGTCAATGGGTTGCCGCTCCTGCCCCGAGGCATCAATCACCTGGAGGAGAACCCGGGTTCGCTCCACATGCCGGAGGAACTTGTGGCCGAGACCGGCCCCCTGATGGGCGCCCTTGATCAGGCCGGGGATATCGGCCAGGATACAGGTTGGCGGCTGTGGAGCGGAAAAATCGTCAGGCAGGGTCAGGACCCCCAGCTGAGGTTCCAGGGTGGTAAAGGGATAGGACGCCACCTTGGGATCGGCGGCGGACAGTTTGGCCAGCAGGGTGGATTTGCCGGCATTGGGCAGGCCGATCAGGCCGACATCGGCGATGAGTTTCAACTCGATCCTGAGCCAGAACTCCTCGCCCGGCCGGCCGGCTTCCGCCTTGCGCGGCGCCCGGTTCCAGCTGGTGGCGAAACGACAGTTGCCCCGGCCGCCGCGGCCGCCCCGGGCCGCCTTGATCCGGTCGCCGTCATTGACCAGATCGGCAAGGATCTCGCCGGATTCAGCATCCCTGATCAGGGAGCCCAGCGGCACCTTGAGGATAAAATCCCGGCCATTGCGGCCATGCTGTTTCTTGCCGCGGCCATTGGCACCTCTTTCGGCCTTGAAATGGGAACGATAGCGAAAGTCGAGCAGCGAGGTCAGGCGGCTGGAGGCCTCAATGATCAGATCGCCGCCATTACCGCCGTCACCGCCGTCCGGGCCGCCCCTGGGCACAAACTTTTCCCGGCGGAAACTGAGACAGCCGTTGCCGCCGTCACCCGCCTTAATGAAAAATTTGGCCTCATCGATAAAAGGCATGGTCGCCTGCCAGGGCTTAGGAGGTGCGCAAGAATTAATTGGTAGAATTGGCGCCCGGATTTGGGTCAGGTTGAGTTGAGCCGATTGAGCAAAACCGCAGGCATAGCAGCACTATGTTGAGGATTTTGCGATTGAGGAACGGCTCAAGATGGCCCGAAGACGGGATGCGAAAATGCCAAGTAATTTTTGCGCACCGACTTAAATTAAAAAAAGCGGCGGCAACGGCTGCTTCGGGCCGGTCACCGCCGCTTTTCGTGTAAAAAAAGATTATACCGCAAGGGCATAAGTTTCGTTTGAGCCGGCGAGCGGCTCAACTCAGCTTTATACCGCCGATTCAGACGGATAGACACTCACCCGCTTCCGGTCACGGCCGAAGCGCTCAAAGGCAACCACCCCGTCGATCTTGGCATACAGGGTATAATCACGGCCCAGCCCCACATTGGTGCCGGGATGAAGTTTGGTGCCCAGCTGCCGGACCAGGATACTTCCGGCCCGCACGCTCTCCCCGGCAAATTTCTTGACTCCCCGTCTCTGGCCGGCACTGTCGCGTCCGTTCCGTGAACTGCCACCGGCTTTCTTATGTGCCATAACAATCTCCTCTATCTGGCTTGAACTGAACCGCGCCCGCCTCTTGCACCACCCGGGAGATCAGGATGCTATTTCACCGATCTCAAGGGCGGTGAACAACTGCCGGTGACCGCGTTTCACCTCATATCCCTTTCTTTTTTTCTTCTTATAGACCAGCACCTTCTTGGCCTTGCCCTGTTCAACAATGGTGGCGGTAACCCTGGCCCCGGCCACCACCGGCTGCCCGATCTTGGCCTCCTCACCGTCAACCACGGCCAGGACATCGGTCAATTCAACGGTGTCACCGATACTGCCCTCGATCTTTTCCACCCGCAGTTTTTCACCGGTGGAGACCTGGTACTGCTTGCCGCCGGTGCGAATTATTGCATACATGCGATTCCTCCAACCCAATTCAAATTATTGATGGTCATGTAACAACCCGGCATGGCTGGACCATGCCGGGTTTGTCAAATAGTTGCAGAATCGACCGGATTTTCCTTCTAAAGGCCGGCCGAAACATCGGCCCGGGCGGCCGGCCCGGGCCGCGCTTGCGCTGTCCGCAAGACCGTCCGGCTCCAGGGGGGTGGTAATGACCCGCGCGATGAACCGACCATTAATACCAGAACCGGCTATTTTGTCAAGGCTAAACCACCCGGGGAAACTCAGCCGGTGCCGAGCCGTTCCGCTTCCTTTACCTTGCGGATCTCGCAGGCCTTTTCAAAGGCCTTTTCCGGGCCGTGCCGGCGGATGGAGACCGAGGTCTTGCCCTGCTTCCCTTCAACGGTCACCCAACTCACCTCGTAACGATTCAGCTTGGAGTTCAGCCGGACCCCCACCACCCCGGTTTTCGAGTTGCTCACCGTGACGATATGCTTGTCCGTACGAACCTTGCCGAGATCAGCCTCGGTTTTGTCCCGCCAGGCCAATGCCGACAGCAGGCTCGAATACCTGCCCCCGCACTTGCGATCCGAGAAGAATTTCGAATAGGTCTTGCCATAATAACGCACCCGGACATACCAGCCATGGGTACGCTTCTCCTCCTGGTCTATTCGGGCGATGTCCTTGTGCTTCTCCAGCAACAACTTCTTTTTCTTTTTTTCTTCACTCATCTTTTGGTTCACTCCTTTAATCGTACGCTTCATATTATGATGCTTCGCCCAAGACACACGCCTTGATGCGGGCATTTGTTATGTAATGATCAGACCACGCCGACACCGTGCCGGCCATATCAGGAACAGCCTGGCAATGGCCGGGCAAAAACCACGGGAACAGACCATCTTCACTTAACGGAACCGTGCCCGCGACACGGAAGGCACTCCGAACTGATTTCAACTGTTCTTTATTTCAAAGAATATCCAATGATAACAAATAACAAGAGGAAAAGGTTAGGGAAAAAAGACATGGACAGCTTCGAACGGTTATGCAGCATCATACAAACGATCATTCTTGTAACGCCAATATAAACCCTTCCCTTTTCCCTGACAACCCTAAAATAATAATTTTTATCAAAAAACAATCATCTGCGGGTTCATTGCTCCATTCCTGAAGCACCCTTGACACCGCGGACCGTCAGGCAGGCGCGGGGGATCCGCCATTTACTTACTGTAAAAATCCGGGTATAAGCCAATCCACTTGCCCGCAAGACCGGCCCGGCCGCGCGTCCCGGCGACAACAGGCCACCATGCCGGCCATTGGCGGAGTACCCTGATAATTCCGGCATCACCTTCATGACAAGGAGTAACCGTGCGGCAAAGCGGAGAAAAATTCATCGAATTGTTACAGATTATTTTACGCCTGCGCGCACCGGACGGCTGTCCCTGGGACCGTGAGCAGACACCGCGGAGTTTAAAGAAATATCTGATCGAGGAGGCCTACGAGACCGCGGAGGCCCTGGAAAAGGATGATCCGGTCCTGGTTCGGGAGGAGCTGGGAGATCTCCTGTTCATGGTCGCCCTGCTCAGCCTGCTCTACCAGGAAGGGAAGCACTTCACCATGACCGATGTCATCAGCGGAATCTGCGCCAAGATGGTCCGCCGCCATCCCCATGTGTTCGCCGGAACAGCGGCCGGCTCCCTTATCGATCAACAACGGAACTGGCAGGCCATCAAAGAGCAGGAAAAAAAGGCGGCCGGCCAGAAGACGGAACGCTTCACCTCGCTGCCCAGATCCTTGCCAGCCCTGCGCCGGGCCCAACGGGTCTCGGAAAAGGCCGCCCGCACCGGCTTCGACTGGTCGGGAATTAAACCGGTTTTTGCCAAACTCGACGAAGAGGTCGCTGAACTGAAGACCGCCCTGGGGGACAACGATCAAGGGGCGGTCTTTGAAGAGCTTGGCGACGTTCTCTTCGTGCTGGTCAACATCTGCCGCCTGGCGGGACACGACTCCGAGGACGCCTTGAACAGCGCCACGGCCAAGTTCATCCGTCGATTCGGGGTAATGGAGGAAATGCTCGCCGGATCCGGGCTGTCATTGACCGGCCTGGACGACGCCACCCTTCTTCACTGGTGGAACAAGACAAAAAAAAATTGACAGCCCCGGGGATGACATGGTAGAAAGCCCTGTTTCTGGATATTCCCGCCGCCCGGACCGAATCCGCGGCCGGGAAAAACAACACCTTCTCGCTCTCTGCCGCCAATGGAAAGCGAGGGCCACTTAGTCCGAGAGGAGGAAAACATGCGTCGTTACGAAACCATCTTCATCATCCGGCCCAATGCCGGCGAGGAAGAGATCACCGCCATGATCGACAAGGTAACCGCCATCATCGGCAATGATGGCGGTACTGTTATCAAGATCGACAAGTGGGGTCTCAAGAAGCTCGCCTATCTCATCAAAAAGGAAAGTCAAGGCTACTACGTTTACCTCGACTTTGCCGGCCTGCCGACCACGGTCACGGAGATCGAACGAATTCTCAAGATCGATGACCGCAGTCTCAAATACATGACCGTCAAGCTGGCGGATTCCTGCGATCCCGAGGCCCTGGCCGCGGATGCCGCGACCGGGGATGCGGCCGAATCCTCCGAGGCCGGGGAAAAAGTCGAGGGTGAGACCGAAAAGACGGCTTAGGCATGGCGCCGCGGCCCCCCCCTTTTTTTAATGATTAAAAGAGAGAACATTATACGCAACGGAGATATATAATGGCTGGACGCAAACGAATCTTTCCGCGGCAGAAGGTCTGCCGCTTCTGTACGGATAAAGACCTGGTGATCGATTACAAGGAAGTCCGGGCACTGAAAAACTTTGTCACCGAGCGTGGCAAAATCATCCCGCGCCGGATCTACGGCAACTGTGCCAAGCATCAGCGCAAACTGACCGATGCGATCAAAAAGGCCCGTCAGATCGCCCTGATGCCTTATACCGGTTCGTCGCAGTATTAAAAAATGCAAGCCAGGGCCATGAACAGGTCATGATCGAGGCAAACAACAGTTTGCGCCCGCCCGGCAAACCCTTGCTCGATACGGCGATCATGAGCGCCGCCTTAAGCCTGCCGGTGCTGCAGCCCGGTCTGTTCGGACTGCTGACCGGCCTTATCCCCTTGCCGGTTTTCTTTTTTCTTGTCCGGCACGGTGAAAAAAAAGGCCGCGTCCTGGTTCGCAACTCCATATTAATTACAGTGGGGCTGGGGGCCGTGACCGGGGCCTTGCCCCAGGTTGTTTTTGTGTTAAGCCTGGTTCCGCTGGGATTCGGACTGGCCCGGGCCGCGGCCAGGAAACTCGATCCGATCCGGGCCGGGCTGAGCGGGATTCTGGTTCTTGGTCTTACCTGGCTCCTTTTCTGGGCCGTAACCGGGTTGATCCACCAGGCCAACCCCTATGTGGAATTCCGCGAAATACTGGACCAGAGCCTGGCGGAGATGGCGGCCCTGTACCAGAAAACGGAAAAGCTGCCGGTCGATGTCCGGCTTGAAATCAATGCCACGGTTCAACATCTGCGCACCCTGGTTCCCCGGATTCTGCCGGCCTTTATCGGCTGCATTGTTCTTTATACGGTCTGGTTGAACCTGGTCCTCGGCAACCGGCTGGTCAAGCGGTTTCACCCGGAACTGACCCCCTGGCCGCCGTTCTGCCGATGGAAACTGCCGGACAACCTGGTCTGGCCCGGGATCGCCGGCGGGCTGATGCTGCTCGTTTCTTCCGGAGCGGTTGCTGACCTGGGGTTGAACATCCTGCTGGTCAGCATAGGACTGTATGCCTTGCAGGGGCTGGCCATAGTCGGAAGTTTCCTGCAGCGCTGGTCGGTGGTCCGACCGTTGCGGGTGGCGATTTACGGGTTGATTCTCCTGCAGCACTATGGCATCATTCTGGTTGCCATGCTCGGGGTCGCTGATATCTGGTTCGATTTTCGAAACCGGCCGGCCGCGGCCGGCAAGACCGGTACGAATTCGCCTATGGAGTAAAGAAACCAACCCGCATGGCTGGACCATATTGGCCAGCCACAACGAAACAATGAAAGGTAAGGTTTCGGTAACCCCCCGTACGTTTGAGGTTGGACCGGGAAAGGGGTTTTCTTATAGCGAACGGTGTAGCGGACCCTGAGCCGCAGCCGTGACGGCAAAAGCGGAATTTGAAACAACTTCGGCAGGATGAATCGCCGTTGCGGCGAAGCGAGTTCCTGCTTGATAGCCTGTTTATGAGTAAGCGTTCACCAGCACCTCATCTTCGCCCATTTTGGCCTGCTCGAATAGCACCAGTATGCTTCGCAGTCCCAAATGAACGAATCTAAGCCACTGGTGAACGCTTAC
This window harbors:
- the mazG gene encoding nucleoside triphosphate pyrophosphohydrolase; translation: MRQSGEKFIELLQIILRLRAPDGCPWDREQTPRSLKKYLIEEAYETAEALEKDDPVLVREELGDLLFMVALLSLLYQEGKHFTMTDVISGICAKMVRRHPHVFAGTAAGSLIDQQRNWQAIKEQEKKAAGQKTERFTSLPRSLPALRRAQRVSEKAARTGFDWSGIKPVFAKLDEEVAELKTALGDNDQGAVFEELGDVLFVLVNICRLAGHDSEDALNSATAKFIRRFGVMEEMLAGSGLSLTGLDDATLLHWWNKTKKN
- the rpsF gene encoding 30S ribosomal protein S6 gives rise to the protein MRRYETIFIIRPNAGEEEITAMIDKVTAIIGNDGGTVIKIDKWGLKKLAYLIKKESQGYYVYLDFAGLPTTVTEIERILKIDDRSLKYMTVKLADSCDPEALAADAATGDAAESSEAGEKVEGETEKTA
- a CDS encoding YybS family protein, whose product is MIEANNSLRPPGKPLLDTAIMSAALSLPVLQPGLFGLLTGLIPLPVFFFLVRHGEKKGRVLVRNSILITVGLGAVTGALPQVVFVLSLVPLGFGLARAAARKLDPIRAGLSGILVLGLTWLLFWAVTGLIHQANPYVEFREILDQSLAEMAALYQKTEKLPVDVRLEINATVQHLRTLVPRILPAFIGCIVLYTVWLNLVLGNRLVKRFHPELTPWPPFCRWKLPDNLVWPGIAGGLMLLVSSGAVADLGLNILLVSIGLYALQGLAIVGSFLQRWSVVRPLRVAIYGLILLQHYGIILVAMLGVADIWFDFRNRPAAAGKTGTNSPME
- the rpmA gene encoding 50S ribosomal protein L27 encodes the protein MAHKKAGGSSRNGRDSAGQRRGVKKFAGESVRAGSILVRQLGTKLHPGTNVGLGRDYTLYAKIDGVVAFERFGRDRKRVSVYPSESAV
- the rplU gene encoding 50S ribosomal protein L21 produces the protein MYAIIRTGGKQYQVSTGEKLRVEKIEGSIGDTVELTDVLAVVDGEEAKIGQPVVAGARVTATIVEQGKAKKVLVYKKKKRKGYEVKRGHRQLFTALEIGEIAS
- the rpsR gene encoding 30S ribosomal protein S18, which produces MAGRKRIFPRQKVCRFCTDKDLVIDYKEVRALKNFVTERGKIIPRRIYGNCAKHQRKLTDAIKKARQIALMPYTGSSQY
- the obgE gene encoding GTPase ObgE, with translation MPFIDEAKFFIKAGDGGNGCLSFRREKFVPRGGPDGGDGGNGGDLIIEASSRLTSLLDFRYRSHFKAERGANGRGKKQHGRNGRDFILKVPLGSLIRDAESGEILADLVNDGDRIKAARGGRGGRGNCRFATSWNRAPRKAEAGRPGEEFWLRIELKLIADVGLIGLPNAGKSTLLAKLSAADPKVASYPFTTLEPQLGVLTLPDDFSAPQPPTCILADIPGLIKGAHQGAGLGHKFLRHVERTRVLLQVIDASGQERQPIDDYQVLENELGCYNESLLQRTRLVVLNKVDLVTGPDRLIELKEYFNRMGLVAMPVSALTGHGLEALKQALGIALAAVDPAAAGENVDREMNEEGES
- a CDS encoding AP2 domain-containing protein yields the protein MSEEKKKKKLLLEKHKDIARIDQEEKRTHGWYVRVRYYGKTYSKFFSDRKCGGRYSSLLSALAWRDKTEADLGKVRTDKHIVTVSNSKTGVVGVRLNSKLNRYEVSWVTVEGKQGKTSVSIRRHGPEKAFEKACEIRKVKEAERLGTG